A single genomic interval of Fibrobacter sp. UWB13 harbors:
- a CDS encoding glycosyltransferase, translating to MKTKIVYVLVSSEDDIYLEQAYVSMLSAKHHMPDVHITLLTDSKTSESLTGTRKKESAIADEIIIIELDPSISAQKRSRLLKTNVRNYVQGDFLFIDCDTIIVKPLDEIDEIDVDMAACWDTHVPFKDNPYRSMCLKHGTKLEWPIENETEYFNSGVIFVRDIPATHNFFTRWNKNYQDGTLKRVSMDQPSLAKTNYELGHQIKTLPDCWNCEFKHGLRHFKDAKIIHYLCTSENNGKMPPFLLNEKKILLQVKQHGEITPQIEKLFDDPSKGIAPLTCLISGSDVLFFEDPLIVILRSWYDKGKKAYKIISFLVRKCSLIKSKIRNKIKKLF from the coding sequence ATGAAAACAAAAATTGTTTATGTTCTTGTAAGCTCAGAAGACGACATCTACCTAGAGCAAGCATATGTATCAATGCTTTCAGCAAAGCATCATATGCCAGATGTCCATATTACGCTCTTAACAGATTCAAAAACAAGCGAATCCTTAACAGGAACGAGAAAAAAAGAATCCGCTATCGCGGATGAAATAATCATTATCGAATTAGATCCATCTATTTCCGCGCAAAAAAGAAGTCGTCTATTAAAGACTAATGTTCGGAACTATGTACAAGGCGATTTTTTATTCATTGATTGCGACACAATCATTGTAAAACCATTAGATGAAATTGATGAAATTGATGTAGATATGGCTGCATGTTGGGATACACATGTACCATTTAAAGACAATCCATACAGGTCCATGTGCCTAAAACATGGAACAAAGCTAGAATGGCCTATAGAAAACGAAACCGAATACTTCAACAGCGGAGTAATATTCGTTCGAGACATTCCAGCAACCCACAATTTTTTTACAAGATGGAATAAAAATTATCAAGATGGGACTCTAAAAAGGGTATCCATGGATCAACCAAGTCTAGCCAAGACAAATTACGAATTGGGACATCAAATTAAAACTTTGCCCGACTGCTGGAACTGTGAATTCAAACATGGATTACGCCATTTTAAAGATGCAAAAATAATTCACTATTTATGCACCAGCGAAAACAATGGCAAAATGCCCCCTTTTTTGTTAAATGAAAAAAAAATTCTCCTGCAAGTCAAACAACATGGGGAAATAACGCCACAAATAGAAAAACTTTTTGACGATCCAAGTAAAGGAATTGCGCCATTAACTTGTTTAATATCAGGAAGCGATGTTTTATTTTTTGAGGACCCTTTAATTGTTATTCTTCGGTCCTGGTATGACAAGGGTAAAAAAGCATATAAAATAATATCTTTTCTAGTCAGGAAATGTTCATTAATAAAGTCTAAAATTCGAAACAAAATAAAAAAACTTTTTTAA
- a CDS encoding DegT/DnrJ/EryC1/StrS aminotransferase family protein encodes MPKDLITVTSPLLPSLDDFIPMLKDIWNRKWLTNNGHYHQELEEALADYLGVKYISLFTNGTLPLITALQAMRITGEVITTPYSFVATTHSIWWNGLKPVFVDVDEATGNIDPEKIEAAITPHTTAIMPVHVYGTPCNIKRIQEIADIYGLKIIYDAAHAFGVRINGESVLKAGDISTLSFHATKVYNTIEGGALICHDEATKNRIDYLKNFGFADETTVVAPGINSKMDEVRAAYGLLNLKQVDAAIEKRKAIANKYREALKEIDGIRFLSDIEGVRHNYAYFPIFINEKEYGLSRDALYEKLKENDIYGRRYFYPLISTFSAYKGLDSANPSNLPIAHKLASQVLCLPMFATLDENGIDRVIEVIRNHK; translated from the coding sequence ATGCCTAAAGATTTAATAACTGTCACATCACCGCTTCTGCCATCTCTTGACGACTTTATTCCGATGTTAAAAGACATCTGGAACCGCAAATGGCTTACAAACAACGGGCACTACCATCAGGAACTAGAAGAAGCTCTAGCAGACTATCTCGGAGTCAAATACATAAGCCTTTTTACAAATGGCACGCTACCTTTGATTACCGCACTACAAGCGATGCGCATCACAGGCGAGGTGATTACGACACCTTACAGCTTTGTCGCCACGACGCACTCTATCTGGTGGAACGGCCTTAAGCCCGTATTTGTAGATGTCGATGAAGCTACGGGCAATATCGATCCAGAAAAAATCGAAGCGGCAATCACGCCGCATACAACAGCCATCATGCCGGTACACGTCTACGGCACGCCTTGCAACATAAAGCGCATCCAGGAAATCGCAGACATTTATGGCTTAAAGATAATCTATGACGCAGCCCACGCCTTTGGTGTACGCATCAATGGAGAATCGGTCCTGAAAGCAGGAGACATCAGCACGCTCAGTTTCCACGCCACCAAGGTCTACAACACCATAGAAGGCGGCGCCCTAATATGCCATGACGAAGCCACCAAGAACCGCATAGACTATCTTAAGAACTTCGGCTTCGCCGACGAGACGACAGTTGTCGCCCCCGGCATAAACAGCAAGATGGACGAAGTCCGTGCTGCATACGGATTACTGAACCTGAAACAAGTCGATGCCGCAATTGAAAAACGCAAGGCAATAGCCAACAAGTATAGAGAAGCCCTGAAAGAAATCGATGGCATCCGATTCCTCTCGGATATCGAAGGTGTCCGCCACAACTATGCCTACTTCCCCATTTTCATCAACGAAAAAGAATACGGTCTTAGTCGTGACGCATTGTACGAGAAACTCAAGGAAAACGACATCTACGGACGTCGCTATTTCTACCCGCTCATCAGCACGTTCTCGGCATACAAGGGACTGGACTCCGCCAATCCTTCAAACCTTCCCATAGCCCACAAACTCGCGTCCCAGGTGCTTTGCCTTCCGATGTTTGCAACTCTTGACGAAAATGGAATCGACAGAGTTATCGAAGTCATTAGAAATCATAAATAA
- a CDS encoding glycosyltransferase family 2 protein, with protein sequence MNTQPLVSILCATYNQKNFIAQTIEGFLMQKVNFPIEIIIHDDASTDGTTEIIAQYAQKYPNLIKAILQKENQYSKIKDIWSKFIYPSAKGKYFAECEGDDYWTDPNKLQRQVDFLESHPDYILSTENANVLFTETNIIKPFSTEPEHDVSLDDLLIRRRFPTASVVYRNTYIKELSQQETSSFDTMMWAFLAQKGKVHFNPIISSVYRRGSGVTESNKIKWAYTNERYNKEITEFFKPNKSVIKERNKALYQDFRNGIKAAKKQGKRNDYLKLSAKAFCLSPLSYIADIFKRRWKKYITGEEKRIQRANFWVKFQPTKKLAPSHRETPIVVSLTSYPARFSTLHLCLKSIFNQTLQADKIVLYLDKTVSLQDVPKKILDMRDKGLEIRTICENIKPHNKYFYAMQEFSNAIIITVDDDALYSKDCIESLYRNFKKYPNCISARRVHKTTHLLDGTIAPYKLWDLEYKKIATPSSDLMATGVGGVLYPPHIFNTNSDYFKIENIQNHCLNADDVWLMFIENREGIKVCWAPNKHPSPYPIISDKINDFALSNDNVENNRNDYFIEKCQSFFKINI encoded by the coding sequence ATGAACACCCAACCTCTCGTCAGCATCCTTTGCGCAACATATAATCAAAAAAATTTCATTGCGCAAACCATTGAAGGCTTTCTTATGCAGAAAGTCAATTTTCCTATAGAAATCATCATTCACGACGATGCATCTACTGACGGGACTACGGAAATTATCGCACAATACGCCCAAAAGTACCCCAACCTGATTAAGGCAATTCTACAGAAAGAAAATCAATACTCTAAGATTAAGGATATTTGGAGTAAATTCATTTATCCTTCTGCCAAAGGAAAATACTTTGCTGAATGCGAAGGCGATGACTACTGGACGGATCCAAACAAACTGCAAAGGCAAGTAGACTTTCTCGAATCACATCCAGACTACATATTGTCCACTGAAAATGCCAATGTTCTTTTTACCGAAACGAACATTATAAAGCCTTTTTCAACAGAACCCGAACACGATGTAAGCCTTGACGATTTGCTCATCCGCCGAAGATTTCCAACAGCTTCAGTAGTGTACCGCAATACATACATTAAAGAACTAAGTCAGCAAGAAACTTCATCTTTTGACACCATGATGTGGGCTTTCCTTGCCCAAAAAGGAAAAGTTCATTTCAATCCCATAATTTCATCAGTTTACCGTCGTGGCAGTGGAGTCACTGAATCGAACAAAATAAAATGGGCGTACACAAATGAGCGGTATAATAAAGAAATTACAGAATTTTTCAAGCCAAACAAATCTGTAATCAAAGAGCGCAATAAAGCACTCTATCAAGATTTCAGGAACGGGATCAAGGCAGCCAAAAAGCAAGGTAAGAGAAACGATTACCTAAAATTAAGCGCCAAAGCATTCTGCCTCAGTCCATTGAGTTACATTGCAGATATTTTTAAGCGCAGATGGAAAAAATACATAACTGGTGAAGAAAAGCGCATCCAAAGAGCAAATTTTTGGGTTAAGTTTCAACCAACAAAAAAACTAGCACCCTCTCATAGAGAAACCCCTATCGTCGTTTCCCTCACAAGCTATCCCGCCCGATTCAGCACACTTCATCTTTGCTTAAAGTCGATTTTCAACCAGACACTACAAGCAGACAAAATCGTCTTGTATTTAGACAAGACTGTTTCATTGCAAGATGTTCCTAAAAAAATATTAGACATGCGAGATAAAGGTCTCGAAATTCGCACTATCTGCGAAAACATCAAGCCGCATAACAAGTATTTCTATGCAATGCAGGAATTTTCCAATGCCATCATAATCACGGTGGATGATGACGCTTTGTATTCAAAAGACTGTATCGAATCTCTTTACAGAAACTTTAAAAAATATCCCAACTGTATTTCCGCAAGACGAGTTCATAAAACAACACATTTGCTTGATGGAACAATAGCCCCTTACAAGCTGTGGGATTTAGAATATAAAAAAATAGCAACCCCCTCTTCCGATCTTATGGCTACCGGAGTAGGAGGTGTATTATATCCCCCGCATATTTTCAATACCAATAGCGATTATTTCAAGATTGAAAATATTCAAAATCACTGCCTTAACGCGGATGACGTCTGGTTAATGTTTATTGAGAACAGAGAAGGAATAAAAGTCTGCTGGGCACCAAACAAACACCCTTCACCATATCCAATCATTAGCGATAAAATCAACGACTTTGCGTTAAGCAATGACAATGTTGAAAACAACAGAAATGATTATTTTATCGAAAAATGCCAAAGTTTTTTCAAGATAAATATTTGA
- a CDS encoding ATP-grasp domain-containing protein translates to MNKKKLMLLGGIRYLLPVIKAAHEQGYYVITADYKEGNIAHKYSDEYVNVSVLDKEAVLKVAQEKNIDGIMSFGVDPGVVSAAYVQDKMGLPAFGPYESVEILQNKDKFRAFLTANGFNVPRARGFSSMEEALSDLDWYQYPVIVKPTDSAGSKGVSRVDSEDQLKPALQYAFDHAFKGNIIVEEFIEKQGCSSDSDCFSYNGKMLVTSFSAQRFDVNAVNPYVPAAFSWPSTFTSEEEEYLKSEIQRLITLLGMRTSIYNIETRVGTNGKPYIMEVSPRGGGNRLAEMLRYATGVDLITACTRAAVGDPISDIQEKPYDGCWAEVVLHSKKNGVFKDLQIKESLPAKVVERDLWVKPGDVVSGFEGANNAVGMLILAFKTNDELLDALEKQDSWLEVVVE, encoded by the coding sequence ATGAATAAAAAGAAACTGATGCTGCTTGGCGGAATCCGTTATTTGCTCCCTGTCATAAAGGCTGCTCATGAACAGGGATATTACGTTATTACGGCTGACTATAAGGAAGGTAATATTGCGCATAAGTATTCTGACGAATACGTGAATGTCAGTGTTTTGGATAAAGAAGCCGTTCTTAAGGTCGCTCAAGAAAAGAATATTGACGGCATTATGTCTTTTGGCGTTGATCCTGGGGTCGTTTCGGCAGCCTATGTCCAGGATAAAATGGGCTTGCCAGCATTTGGTCCTTATGAGTCTGTAGAGATCCTACAGAATAAAGACAAATTCCGCGCTTTTCTTACGGCTAATGGCTTTAATGTTCCGAGAGCAAGGGGCTTTTCCTCGATGGAGGAGGCTTTGAGCGATTTAGATTGGTATCAGTATCCGGTAATTGTAAAACCGACAGACTCGGCTGGGTCAAAAGGTGTTTCTAGGGTGGATTCTGAAGACCAACTGAAGCCCGCGCTTCAGTATGCTTTCGATCATGCTTTTAAAGGCAACATTATTGTAGAAGAGTTTATTGAAAAACAGGGCTGTTCTTCGGATTCAGATTGTTTTTCGTATAACGGAAAAATGTTGGTTACATCTTTTTCTGCGCAGCGTTTTGATGTCAATGCCGTGAATCCTTATGTTCCTGCCGCTTTTAGCTGGCCGTCGACATTTACGAGCGAAGAGGAAGAGTATTTAAAGTCGGAAATTCAGCGCTTGATAACTCTTCTTGGCATGCGGACGAGCATCTACAATATCGAAACGCGCGTAGGCACAAATGGAAAGCCATACATCATGGAAGTGTCTCCTCGTGGCGGTGGCAACAGATTGGCTGAAATGCTCCGATATGCTACTGGTGTCGACTTGATCACTGCGTGTACGCGAGCTGCGGTTGGGGATCCTATTAGCGATATTCAGGAAAAACCTTACGATGGCTGTTGGGCTGAAGTTGTTTTACATTCGAAAAAGAATGGCGTTTTTAAGGATCTTCAAATTAAAGAATCTTTGCCTGCAAAAGTCGTTGAACGAGATTTGTGGGTAAAGCCGGGCGATGTTGTTAGCGGATTTGAAGGCGCGAACAATGCTGTTGGAATGTTAATTCTTGCGTTTAAAACAAACGATGAATTGCTTGATGCCCTGGAAAAACAGGATTCTTGGCTAGAAGTCGTTGTTGAATAA
- a CDS encoding ATP-grasp domain-containing protein, translating to MKKRIIFFDANLSTLPAIKYAKSCGFHVVTCDNKAENPGHKEADESILISTYDLDAIDAYIEKNPVDGVVYFASAHGSYAGSHVIEKFHLPGITESIKDTLSYKDNFRQYLKNNGFSSYPKFILLKGNTIPANIDSLTFPVIVKPTDSGGNKGITKVSDIAKLQEAVNLAFEESRSGNVVIEEYIDGTLQINGDCIVENGVVKLAFLGRYLYPSCNKILPCATIFGNGVLSDDTLAQVKREIQKLVSSTGIKSAALNLEFRVSSSGKIYFIEVNTRHSGNFIYQMMNMAYGISLEEISVKLALGEALGITNESPNGYFAYTLFYSEKDGILDSIEISEELNKYIFKKIIFKKAGDTINKLTVLSDRIGVCLLKFPSFEKMTEITENFGNYYHINLK from the coding sequence ATGAAAAAACGAATTATTTTCTTTGATGCTAATTTATCAACGCTGCCGGCAATAAAATATGCAAAGTCATGCGGATTTCATGTCGTAACATGTGATAATAAAGCCGAAAATCCAGGGCACAAAGAAGCCGACGAATCCATACTAATCAGCACCTACGACTTGGACGCCATAGATGCATACATCGAAAAGAACCCCGTAGATGGCGTAGTCTATTTTGCATCGGCACACGGCTCTTATGCAGGAAGCCACGTCATTGAGAAATTCCACCTGCCTGGAATTACAGAGTCTATCAAAGACACGTTATCCTATAAAGACAACTTTAGGCAATACCTTAAAAACAACGGTTTTTCGTCTTATCCCAAGTTCATTTTACTTAAGGGCAACACCATTCCTGCAAACATAGACTCCTTAACGTTTCCAGTTATCGTAAAGCCAACAGACTCTGGCGGAAACAAAGGCATTACGAAAGTTTCAGACATAGCAAAGTTGCAAGAAGCAGTAAATCTCGCCTTTGAGGAATCTAGAAGCGGAAATGTTGTCATCGAAGAATACATTGACGGAACACTCCAAATAAATGGGGACTGCATCGTAGAAAATGGGGTGGTCAAGCTAGCATTTTTAGGGAGATACCTTTATCCATCTTGCAACAAGATCCTGCCATGCGCAACAATCTTCGGCAATGGAGTGCTTTCAGACGACACATTAGCACAGGTCAAGCGCGAAATACAGAAACTCGTGTCCTCCACCGGAATTAAATCCGCTGCTTTAAATCTCGAATTTAGAGTATCTTCTTCAGGAAAGATTTATTTTATCGAAGTCAACACAAGACATAGTGGCAATTTCATATACCAGATGATGAATATGGCGTATGGAATCAGCCTAGAGGAAATCTCTGTAAAACTGGCGTTAGGCGAAGCGCTTGGTATAACCAACGAATCCCCCAATGGCTATTTTGCGTACACCCTGTTCTATTCAGAAAAAGACGGCATACTAGACAGCATAGAGATTTCTGAAGAACTCAACAAATACATTTTCAAGAAAATAATTTTCAAAAAAGCAGGCGACACCATAAACAAGCTGACCGTGCTTTCTGATCGAATCGGCGTATGTCTCCTAAAATTCCCTTCATTCGAAAAAATGACCGAAATAACAGAAAACTTCGGAAACTACTATCACATCAACTTAAAATAA
- a CDS encoding polysaccharide biosynthesis tyrosine autokinase has product MASAKKEETDLWDLLKDLAKNWKIMVPCIFVAGIIGVFIAFWIRPVYKVDALLQIESKSNKSVGMMGGLPSLFASSSPAETEIELIKSRHIIGEAVEKMHLQYTATPVNSLDRLLHREGRMEISRFEVPWTLIPKNEKIVPWIAEATDSTTFNLYDHNNKLVLSGSVGNTYHFPYAGDTAVFCVHRMEATAGQKFELQELNRLDAIAAFKKAFDIKEKGKKTGILEFSYQDIYPDRATQILNEIATSYLRQNVEQRNAEAQKTLEFLEKQLPAVKEQMDSSLLKFNTYRNKVGSVDIGAETQIILEKRNVLQQKLLDLQQKKQSAIRLFQPEHPTIKTLEEQENNLKRELANNTAATKRLPNTQQEVLKLTNEVDMSKHMYTTMLNNIQQLKLVSAGEVGSVRIIDFAEEVSRPMKPKKSMIIFAMLFLGLLTGATFVTLRSKFSNGVRDANFIERETGFSVYAKVPKGNPNGTKGTRPLAVVEPDDVAVESIRALRSSLEFSMEEGSSPTIGVSGLIPGVGKSFISVNLAALYAGLGKKVLLIDADLRKGRLHKEFGIKRGKGLSQILLGEATVDEVIHNTEVDNLFIMQCGTVPPNPSELLGSKHYASMISELEKSYDLIIVDTPPIMLVTDAALACRVVSQIVMVIEYNKHSIDAIKDGMTQLLKGNSNAHASFVINKYEHGHSDGYGYKYGKY; this is encoded by the coding sequence ATGGCATCAGCAAAGAAAGAAGAAACGGATCTTTGGGACTTATTAAAAGACCTGGCAAAAAATTGGAAAATCATGGTTCCGTGTATTTTTGTCGCCGGAATCATCGGCGTATTCATCGCATTTTGGATACGCCCCGTCTATAAAGTAGACGCGCTGCTCCAAATTGAATCAAAGAGCAACAAGAGCGTAGGCATGATGGGCGGACTTCCTAGCCTGTTCGCGAGTTCCAGCCCTGCAGAAACGGAAATCGAACTTATCAAGAGCCGTCATATCATTGGCGAAGCTGTTGAAAAGATGCACTTACAATACACAGCAACCCCAGTAAACAGCCTTGATCGCCTATTGCACCGCGAAGGTCGCATGGAAATCAGCCGTTTCGAAGTGCCTTGGACGCTCATTCCCAAAAACGAAAAAATCGTACCTTGGATTGCAGAAGCAACTGACAGCACGACTTTCAACCTGTACGACCACAACAATAAATTGGTACTTTCGGGAAGTGTCGGCAACACATACCATTTCCCATACGCAGGCGATACAGCCGTATTCTGCGTCCATCGAATGGAAGCTACCGCAGGTCAAAAATTCGAACTTCAGGAACTTAATCGCCTGGACGCCATCGCAGCATTCAAGAAGGCTTTTGATATCAAGGAAAAAGGCAAAAAGACTGGCATTTTGGAATTTAGCTACCAGGACATCTATCCGGACCGCGCCACCCAAATCCTGAACGAAATTGCAACATCTTACCTAAGGCAAAACGTTGAACAGCGCAATGCCGAAGCTCAAAAAACGTTGGAATTTTTGGAAAAGCAACTTCCGGCAGTCAAAGAACAGATGGATAGTTCGCTCCTTAAATTCAATACTTACCGCAACAAAGTTGGCTCCGTAGATATCGGCGCCGAAACCCAAATTATTTTGGAAAAGCGCAATGTGTTGCAACAAAAGTTGCTGGACTTGCAGCAAAAAAAACAAAGTGCAATCCGTTTATTCCAACCGGAACACCCGACAATCAAGACTCTTGAAGAACAAGAAAACAACCTAAAGCGTGAACTCGCCAACAACACGGCCGCAACAAAGCGACTTCCGAACACGCAACAGGAAGTTTTGAAACTCACGAACGAAGTGGACATGAGCAAGCACATGTACACGACGATGCTCAACAACATCCAGCAGCTAAAGCTCGTATCAGCTGGCGAAGTCGGATCGGTCCGTATCATCGACTTTGCCGAAGAAGTTTCTCGCCCCATGAAGCCGAAGAAATCCATGATCATCTTCGCAATGCTGTTTCTGGGCTTACTCACGGGCGCGACATTCGTAACGCTTCGTAGCAAGTTCAGCAACGGCGTACGTGATGCAAACTTTATCGAACGCGAAACAGGATTCAGCGTCTATGCCAAGGTGCCGAAAGGCAACCCCAACGGCACCAAGGGAACACGCCCCCTTGCAGTTGTCGAGCCAGACGATGTCGCTGTGGAATCGATTCGTGCGCTCCGAAGCTCTCTCGAATTCAGCATGGAAGAAGGCTCCAGCCCAACCATCGGCGTCAGCGGTCTTATTCCGGGTGTCGGCAAGAGTTTCATCTCAGTAAACCTCGCCGCATTATACGCAGGGCTCGGCAAAAAGGTTCTGCTTATCGATGCCGACCTCCGCAAAGGTCGTCTGCACAAGGAATTCGGCATCAAGCGTGGTAAAGGGCTCTCCCAGATTCTCCTCGGTGAAGCCACTGTGGACGAAGTCATCCATAACACTGAAGTCGACAACCTGTTCATCATGCAATGCGGTACAGTACCCCCGAACCCCTCTGAACTGCTCGGTTCCAAGCACTATGCATCCATGATCAGCGAACTTGAAAAATCCTATGACCTCATCATCGTAGATACGCCGCCAATCATGCTTGTGACAGATGCTGCTCTGGCTTGCCGAGTCGTATCCCAGATTGTCATGGTCATCGAATACAACAAACACAGTATCGACGCCATCAAGGACGGCATGACTCAGCTCCTGAAGGGTAACAGCAATGCCCACGCAAGCTTTGTCATCAACAAGTACGAGCACGGCCACAGCGATGGCTATGGTTATAAATACGGAAAATACTAG
- a CDS encoding lipopolysaccharide biosynthesis protein, whose product MASDLKKKTAKGMFWSAVERFSTQGIQFLFGIVLARLLTPADYGVIAMLTIFLAICQTFIDSGFANAIIRKIDRTEKDMATMFFFNIGMSLVCYAILFFTAPFIASFYNMPELTLVLRVLALRLIVQSFSTVQVTNLTIKIDFKKQAKISLASAIISGIVGIGFAYNGYGVWSLVIQALFCSTFNAFLYWLTVRWHPQCFFDKESFKNLFSYGSKLLISGLLDTVYNNLYPLVIGKFYTPAQLGAFAKADHFSQFPSQNIMRILHRVSFPVLSALQNDPQRMRNSFLKFINYSALIIFPLMLGLLALSKPMTLLLLTERWKEMIPLLQILCIAMMWYPVHAINLNILQVLGRSDLFLKLEVIKKVIGLAILLITLPIGITAMCIGQIVDSILGLFINTYYSKKFINAGIGEQLKFLFPTLFNSTAMAAIILVINNFMPQDEYGLQIGVGLTVGILYYLTTNYLFNKDVFKEILSLLKKS is encoded by the coding sequence ATGGCATCCGACCTTAAAAAGAAAACAGCCAAAGGGATGTTTTGGAGTGCTGTAGAAAGATTTTCTACACAGGGCATTCAGTTTTTATTTGGCATCGTACTTGCACGTCTATTGACCCCTGCGGACTACGGCGTCATTGCGATGCTAACCATCTTTTTGGCCATTTGCCAGACATTTATCGATAGTGGCTTTGCAAACGCAATCATCCGCAAAATAGACCGCACCGAAAAGGACATGGCGACGATGTTTTTCTTCAACATCGGCATGTCCCTTGTATGCTACGCCATACTATTCTTTACAGCTCCATTTATAGCAAGCTTCTATAACATGCCGGAACTTACCCTCGTATTAAGAGTTCTAGCATTAAGACTCATCGTGCAATCGTTTTCAACGGTGCAAGTTACCAATCTAACCATTAAAATCGACTTTAAAAAGCAAGCCAAAATATCATTAGCCTCAGCAATCATCTCTGGAATTGTAGGGATTGGATTTGCATACAATGGATATGGAGTTTGGTCACTTGTCATTCAAGCTCTATTTTGCTCCACATTCAACGCATTTCTTTATTGGCTTACGGTTCGCTGGCATCCACAGTGTTTTTTCGACAAAGAATCCTTCAAGAACCTTTTCTCTTACGGTTCAAAGCTACTGATTTCAGGACTTCTGGACACCGTCTACAACAACCTTTATCCACTTGTCATCGGAAAATTCTATACGCCTGCACAATTAGGAGCATTTGCAAAAGCAGATCATTTTTCCCAGTTTCCATCGCAAAACATCATGCGCATTTTACATCGAGTATCTTTCCCCGTATTAAGCGCCCTGCAGAATGATCCCCAGCGCATGAGAAACAGCTTTCTAAAATTCATTAATTACTCTGCACTGATTATTTTCCCGCTCATGCTAGGACTTCTTGCATTGTCAAAGCCAATGACATTGCTTCTTCTGACGGAGCGTTGGAAGGAGATGATTCCCCTTTTGCAAATTCTATGCATCGCCATGATGTGGTATCCGGTTCACGCAATAAACCTGAACATACTACAGGTTCTCGGACGATCCGACTTGTTCCTCAAACTGGAAGTCATCAAAAAAGTCATCGGTTTAGCAATACTCCTTATAACGCTTCCTATTGGCATTACAGCCATGTGCATTGGGCAAATCGTAGATTCCATTCTTGGATTATTCATAAACACCTACTACTCCAAGAAATTCATAAACGCAGGAATTGGGGAACAGTTGAAGTTCCTTTTCCCGACATTGTTCAACTCCACTGCAATGGCAGCAATCATCCTTGTCATAAACAATTTTATGCCTCAAGATGAATATGGTCTTCAAATAGGGGTCGGGCTTACCGTCGGGATACTATACTACCTTACGACAAATTACCTTTTCAACAAGGATGTATTCAAGGAAATCCTGAGTCTGTTAAAGAAATCGTAG